One window of Acipenser ruthenus chromosome 52, fAciRut3.2 maternal haplotype, whole genome shotgun sequence genomic DNA carries:
- the LOC117965768 gene encoding membrane-spanning 4-domains subfamily A member 8-like, whose amino-acid sequence MMASFVDSSIDIDTQDEEDSENILQRYEPACLIPKKPATLGKFLKVEPTALGAAQIVIGLITIGLGIVLAMSPPSLIIIIKLPFLTGFLFLVCGSLSAAVEKYPKMLWVCLKMSLGSSLSAGIGIVLYSVDLSFWNSYSKDQLSFMTAGIKGLLLSFTVLEICITLPLIIQGYRFLHGSSTRE is encoded by the exons ATGATGGCAAGTTTCGTGGACAGCAGCATCGATATTGATACCCAGGATGAAGAAGATTCTGAGAACATACTGCAACGATATGAACCAGCTTGTTTGATTCCCAAGAAACCAGCAACATTGGGGAAATTTCTCAAGGTGGAGCCAACAGCCCTGGGT GCTGCTCAGATCGTGATCGGGTTGATAACCATTGGACTTGGCATCGTTCTGGCAATGTCTCCCCCTTCACTTATTATCATTATCAAATTACCCTTTTTGACTGGTTTCTtg tttttggtgTGTGGATCTCTATCTGCTGCAGTAGAAAAGTATCCAAAAATGTTATGG GTCTGTTTAAAAATGAGCTTAGGAAGTTCTCTTTCTGCTGGGATCGGAATAGTTTTGTATTCTGTGGATCTGTCCTTTTGGAATTCATACAGCAAGGATCAGCTAAGT ttcATGACTGCTGGGATTAAAGGCCTTCTTCTCAGTTTTACTGTGCTGGAGATATGCATCACTCTACCCTTAATTATTCAGGGGTACAGGTTTCTGCATGGCAGCAGCACTAGAGAATG a